The Pseudomonas aeruginosa genome includes the window TCATATCCCTCTGCAAAGGACTCCAACGCTGGAGTATCATCCACTACGATCCCGCGTCCGACCTGGGTCGAGACGGGTGCGGAACCCCTGATACCCTGTAGGGGTATTCCATTGTTTGTAACACCCTTTTGCAGTTAGTCAAGGCGCTGAACCATACGCCTGAGAAACGGATCAACATCATGTCGGTCCATAACTTTCCAGAAAGGCAAAGCTTTTTTTCCTCATGCATGCACCTAGCCAGATTCGACTAACATTCAATCAGGATCATCCCGAGCCTCATGAGCACGAGGACGAAGGGGCGGGGCTCGCGGTACAGGAGTCGAAGCCTGTATTACAGCCGCCACCGTTGTATAAGGTGGTACTGTTCAACGACGATTACACGCCGATGGACTTTGTTGTTGAAGTGCTGGAAGTGTTCTTCAACATGGACCGGGAAAAAGCCACCAAGATCATGTTGACGGTACATACTCAGGGTAAGGCGGTCTGCGGCTTGTTTACCCGGGACGTGGCCGAAACCAAGGCGATGCAGGTCAATCAGTATGCACGGGAGAGCCAGCATCCATTGCTCTGCGAGATAGAGAAAGACAGTTGATCGGATGTTTGGGAGCGAGGTGAAGCCATGTTGAATCGAGAGCTCGAAGTCACCCTCAATCTCGCCTTCAAGGAGGCGAGGGCCAAACGCCATGAATTCATGACGGTTGAGCACCTGCTGCTGGCCTTGCTGGACAATGAGGCGGCGGCAACGGTATTGCGTGCGTGCGGTGCCAACCTGGACAAGCTGCGGCGCGACCTGCAGGAATTCATCGATTCCACCACGCCGCTGATCCCGCAGCACGACGACGAGCGCGAAACCCAGCCGACGCTGGGCTTCCAGCGCGTCCTGCAGCGTGCGGTGTTCCACGTGCAGAGTTCCGGCAAGCGCGAAGTGACCGGGGCCAATGTCCTGGTGGCGATCTTCAGCGAACAGGAAAGCCAGGCGGTGTTCCTGCTCAAGCAGCAGAGCATCGCGCGTATCGATGTGGTGAACTACATCGCCCATGGTATCTCCAAGGTGCCCGGGCATGCCGAACATCCGCAGGATGGGGAGCAGGATATGCAGGATGAGGAAGGTGGCGAGTCGGCCACGTCCAACCATCCGCTGGACGCCTATGCCAGCAACCTCAACGAACTGGCTCGCCAGGGGCGGATCGACCCGCTGGTGGGGCGTGAGCATGAAGTCGAGCGGGTGGCGCAGATCCTTGCCCGCCGGCGCAAGAACAACCCGCTGCTGGTAGGCGAGGCGGGGGTCGGCAAGACGGCCATCGCCGAGGGCCTGGCCAAACGCATCGTCGATGGCCAGGTGCCGGACCTGCTGGCCGACAGCGTGGTCTACTCCCTCGACCTGGGTGCCTTGCTCGCGGGTACCAAGTACCGCGGCGACTTCGAGAAGCGCTTCAAGGCCTTGCTCAACGAGTTGCGCAAGCGCCCGCACGCGGTGCTGTTCATCGACGAGATCCATACCATCATCGGCGCCGGTGCGGCATCCGGCGGGGTAATGGACGCCTCCAACCTGCTCAAGCCGGTTCTGTCCTCGGGCGAGATCCGCTGCATCGGCTCGACCACCTTCCAGGAGTTCCGCGGCATCTTCGAGAAGGACCGGGCCTTGGCGCGGCGCTTCCAGAAGGTCGACGTGACCGAGCCGTCGGTGGAAGACACCTATGGCATCCTCAAGGGCCTCAAGGGGCGCTTCGAGCAGCATCACCACATCGAGTACAGCGACGAGGCGCTGCGCGCCGCGGCCGAGCTGGCGGCGCGCTACATCAACGACCGGCACATGCCGGACAAGGCCATCGACGTCATCGACGAGGCGGGCGCCTACCAGCGCCTGCAGCCGGAAGAGAAGCGCGTGAAGCGCATCGAGGTGGCGCAGGTCGAGGATATCGTGGCGAAGATCGCGCGGATCCCGCCGAAACACGTCACCACCTCCGACAAGGAGTTGCTGCGCAACCTCGAACGCGACCTCAAGCTGACCGTGTTCGGCCAGGACGACGCCATCGAGTCGCTGTCCACGGCGATCAAGCTGTCCCGGGCCGGGCTCAAGGCGCCGGACAAGCCGGTCGGCTCGTTCCTCTTCGCCGGTCCCACCGGCGTGGGCAAGACCGAGGTGGCGCGGCAGTTGGCGAAGGCCTTGGGCGTGGAACTGGTGCGCTTCGACATGTCCGAGTACATGGAGCGGCATACCGTGTCGCGGCTGATCGGTGCGCCTCCGGGCTACGTCGGCTTCGACCAGGGCGGCCTGCTCACCGAGGCAATCACCAAGACCCCGCACTGCGTGTTGCTGCTCGACGAGATCGAGAAGGCTCACCCGGAGGTCTTCAACCTGCTGCTGCAGGTGATGGACCACGGCACCCTGACCGACAACAACGGGCGCAAGGCGGACTTCCGCAACATCATCCTGATCATGACCACCAACGCCGGCGCGGAAGTGGCGGCGCGCGCGTCGATCGGCTTCAACCAGCAGGATCACACCACCGATGCGATGGAAGTGATCAAGAAGAGCTTCACCCCTGAGTTCCGCAACCGCCTGGATACCATCATCCAGTTCGGCCGCCTGAGCACCGAGACGATCAAGAGCGTGGTCGACAAGTTCCTCACCGAGCTGCAGGCGCAGCTGGAGGACAAGCGCGTCCAGCTCGAGGTCAGCGATGCGGCGCGCGGCTGGCTGGCGGAGAAGGGCTACGACGTGCAGATGGGTGCGCGACCGATGGCGCGGCTTATCCAGGACAAGATCAAGCGGCCGTTGGCCGAGGAGATCCTGTTCGGCGAGCTGGCCGAGCATGGCGGCCTGGTGCATGTCGACCTGAAGGGCGACGAGCTGGCCTTCGAGTTCGAGATCACGGCGGCGGAGCCCGCCTGATCCGAGCGCGGCAACGAAAACGCCCGGCAGATGCCGGGCGTTTTCTTTTGCAATCGGCGAGCCGCAGCGGCTCGTGTCGACTCAGCGGGCGCGGTAGGTGATGCGGCCCTTGCTCAGGTCGTAGGGCGTCAGTTCCACGCGGACCTTGTCGCCGGTGAGGATGCGGATGTAGTTCTTGCGCATTTTGCCGGAGATGTGCGCGGTGACGACGTGCCCATTTTCCAACTCCACACGGAACATGGTGTTGGGCAGGGTGTCGACGACAGTACCTTCCATTTCGAAGCTGTCTTCTTTCGACATGCAGTAGAGCCCTCGGTATCTATGGGTGGCCCTTTCAATGAGAGGTGGGCCGTGAAAAGCGGCGTGCATTGTGCCAGAAAATCGACAATAGCGCCACACGGCTATCAGGTGAGGGCGACCCAGCGCTGGTTGACGAACAGTTCGATGGGCCGGTACTGGGTCTTGTAGTTCATCTTGCGGCAATTCTTGATCCAGTAGCCCAGGTAGACGGCCTGCAGGCCCAGGCGTTCGGTCTCGGCGATCTGCCAGAGGATCGCGTAGCGTCCCAGGCTGCGCTGCTCTTCGTCGGGATCGTAGAAGGTATAGACGGCCGAGAGTCCGTTCGGCAGCACGTCCGTCACGGCTATGGCCAGCAGGCGGCCATGCAGGCGGAACTCGAAGAAGCAGCAGAAGGGCAGGTCGCGGACCAGGAAGGTGGCGAACTGGTCGCGGCTGGGCGGATACATGTCGCCGTCGGCGTGGCGTTGCTCGATGTAGCGCCGATAGAGGTCGTAGTACTCCTCGTTGAAGCTCGGTCGCTTGCGGATCACCTGCAGTTCCGCATTGCGCTTGAGGATGCGCCGCTGCTGGCGGTTCGGGCTGAAGCCGGCGACCGGTATGCGCGCGGCGATGCAGGCGGTGCAATGCTGGCAGTGCGGACGATAGAGATGGTCGCCGCTGCGGCGGAAGCCGACCTCCGACAGCGAGGCGTACAGCTGCGTGTCCATGGGCTGGCTGGGATCGAGGAACAGGGTGGTTGCCTGCTCCTCGGGCAGGTAGCTGCACGGGTGCGGTTGCGTCGCGTAGAACTTCAGTCGGGCGAGTTCGGTCATGGTGAACTCCAGCAGGGACCCATAAGCAAGTTTATGCCAGGCACGGAAACTCGCCTAAAAATCCAGGTCGCCGGTAGGAGGCTGGTCGCGATAGCGTTGCAGGTAGTCGGCGAATTCCCCCCGGCCGATGGCGCGGGCGCCCAGGCTGTGCAGGTGGCGGGTCGGCATCTGGCAGTCGATGAGGACGAAGCCGGCGTCGCGCAGATGGCGGACCAGCGTGACGAAGCCGACCTTGGAAGCGTTGTCGGCGCGGCTGAACATCGATTCGCCGAAGAACAGCCTGCCCATGGCCAGGCCGTAGAGGCCGCCGACCAGTTGTCGCTCCTGCCAGACTTCCACGGAGTGGGCAATTCCGCGCAGGTGCAGCTCCTGGTAGGCCAGTTGCATCGGCGTGGTGATCCAGGTGCCGTCGGCGTAGTCACGCGGCGCGGCACAAGCCTGGATCACCGCCCGGAAGTCACGGTTGAAAGTGACTTCGAAGCGTTGCTGGCGCAGGCACTTGGCCAGGCTGCGGGAAACGTGCAGTTCGTCGGGGAACAGGACGGTGCGCGGGTCGGGCGACCACCAGAGGATCGGCTGGCCATCCTGGTACCAGGGGAAGCAGCCGTGGCGATAGGCTGCGACCAGGCGTTGCGGATTGAGGTCGCCGCCGGCCGCGAGCAGCCCGTTGGGCTCCTGCAGGGCCTTGTCGAGGGGCGGAAAGTCGAAGTCGGTGCGGGAAAGCCAGGTCAGCATGGCGGGGTAGGGGAGGGCGGGCCTCCCCCGGGTCCGATCAATGGTCGTCGAGGTATTTTTCGGCATCCAGCGCGGCCATGCAGCCGGCGCCGGCGGAAGTGATGGCCTGGCGGTAGACGTGGTCGGCCACGTCGCCGGCGGCGAACACGCCTTCGATGCTGGTCTGGGTGGCATTGCCTTCGCTGCCGCCGTGGATCCGCAGGTAGCCGTCGCGCATTTCCAGTTGGCCCTGGAACAGGTCGGTGTTCGGCTTGTGGCCGATGGCGATGAACACGCCGGCCAGCGATAGCTCGCTGGTGCTGCCGTCGATGGTGCTCTTCAGGCGTACGCCGGTGACGCCGCTGGCGTCGCCCAGCACCTCGTCCAGGGTGGTGTTCCAGTGCAGGCGCACGTTGCCGTTCTCGGCCTTGTCGAACAGCTTGTCCTGGAGGATCTTCTCCGAGCGCAGCTTGTCGCGACGGTGGATCAGGTGGACTTCCTTGGCGATGTTGGCCAGATACAGCGCTTCCTCGACGGCAGTATTGCCGCCGCCGATCACGCAGACCACCTGGTTGCGGTAGAAGAAGCCGTCGCAGGTGGCGCAGGCGGAAACGCCCTTGCCCATGAAGGCTTCTTCCGACGACATGCCCAGGTATTGCGCGGAGGCACCGGTGGCAATGATCAATGCATCGCAGGTATAAGTGCCACTATCGCCCTTCAGTGTGAAGGGGCGCTGTTGCAACTCGGCGGTGTGGATGTGGTCGTAGACGATCTCGGTGTCGAAACGCTCGGCGTGCTGCTGCATGCGGGTCATCAGCGCCGGGCCGGTAAGGCCTTCGACGTCGCCCGGCCAGTTGTCGACTTCGGTGGTGGTGGTCAGCTGGCCGCCTGGCTGGATGCCGGTGATCACCACTGGCTTGAGATTGGCGCGTGCGGCGTACACGGCGGCGGTATAGCCGGCCGGACCGGAGCCCAGGATGATGAGGCGCGAATGCTTGACTTCACTCATAAAAAGACTCCATAAGCCTTTGTCACATAAGAAAATGCGTGCTCCAATGGAGCCGCCTGAAGAGTTCTGCCGGCTATGCTACACCTATCCGCAAAAGGCCGGCAAAACCCCGGGGCCGGGATCAGCCACGCACGGATTGCCGCTGATTTCGGGTGTGATTTTTCAGAGTTTCCCTAAAGCCGTACAATAGGCGCGTTTTGACCAAGACAGCTTCTAAAGCACCAGCCGTGCGCAGGAAAAATAGCGATTTGAAGGATTCGACCACCGCGAGCCATGCCGCCGCATGGCGTCAGCAACTGCATTCCCGCCTGAAGGAAGGGGTCCTGATCGCGCTGGGCGCGCTCTGCCTCTACTTGTGGATGGCTCTGCTCACCTATGACCCGGCCGATCCGAGCTGGAGTCACTCGAGCCAGGTTGACCAGGTGCAGAATGCCGCCGGTCGGCTCGGTGCGGTATCCGCCGATATCCTGTTCATGACGCTCGGCTACTTCGCCTACCTCTTTCCGCTGTTGCTGGGCATCAAGACCTGGCAGGTATTCCGCCGCCGCAACCTGCCGTGGGAATGGAACACCTGGCTGTTTTCCTGGCGCCTGGTCGGGCTGATCTTCCTGATCCTGGCCGGCTCGGCACTGGCCTACATCCATTTCCACGCCAGCGGCCACATGCCGGCCAGCGCCTCGGCCGGCGGCGCCATCGGCCAGAGCCTGGGCCGCGTCGCGGTGGATGCGCTGAACGTGCAGGGCAGCACGTTGGTGTTCTTCGCCCTGTTCCTCTTCGGCCTGACGGTGTTCGCCGACCTCTCCTGGTTCAAGGTGATGGATGTCACCGGCAAGATCACCCTGGACTTCTTCGAACTGATCCAGAACGCCTTCAATCGCTGGATGGGCGCGCGCGCCGAGCGCAAGCAACTGGTCGCGCAACTGCGCGAGGTCGACGAGCGCGTCGCTGAGGTGGTGGCGCCGAGCGTGCCGGACCGCCGCGAACAGTCCAAGGCCAAGGAGCGCCTGCTGGAACGCGAAGAGGCCCTGGCCAAGCACATGAGCGAGCGGGAGAAGCGCCCGCCGCCGAAGATCGATCCGCCACCGCCGCCGAAGGCCCCGGAGCCGAGCAAGCGCGTGCTGAAAGAGAAGCAGGCGCCGCTGTTCGTCGATACGGCGGTGGAGGGCACCCTGCCGCCGCTGTCGCTGCTCGATCCGGCGGAAGTGAAGCAGAAGAGCTACTCGCCCGAGTCGCTGGAGGCGATGTCGCGCCTGCTGGAGATCAAGCTGAAGGAGTTCGGCGTCGAGGTCAGCGTGGATTCGGTGCATCCGGGCCCCGTGATCACCCGTTTCGAGATCCAGCCCGCGGCGGGGGTCAAGGTCAGCCGCATTTCCAACCTGGCCAAGGACCTGGCGCGCTCGCTGGCGGTGATCAGCGTGCGGGTGGTGGAAGTGATTCCCGGCAAGACCACCGTCGGCATCGAGATTCCCAACGAAGACCGGCAGATGGTGCGCTTCTCCGAAGTGCTGTCGTCGCCGGAGTACGACGAGCACAAGTCCACCGTGCCGCTGGCCCTGGGCCACGACATCGGCGGTCGGCCGATCATCACCGACCTGGCGAAGATGCCGCACCTGCTGGTGGCCGGTACCACCGGCTCCGGTAAGTCGGTGGGGGTCAACGCCATGCTCCTGTCGATCCTGTTCAAGTCCACGCCGAGCGAGGCGCGACTGATCATGATCGACCCGAAGATGCTCGAACTGTCGATCTACGAAGGGATCCCGCACCTGCTCTGCCCGGTGGTCACCGACATGAAGGAAGCCGCCAACGCCCTGCGCTGGAGCGTGGCGGAGATGGAGCGGCGCTACCGCCTGATGGCGGCCATGGGTGTGCGCAACCTGGCTGGCTTCAACCGCAAGGTGAAGGACGCCGAGG containing:
- the clpS gene encoding ATP-dependent Clp protease adapter ClpS, which codes for MHAPSQIRLTFNQDHPEPHEHEDEGAGLAVQESKPVLQPPPLYKVVLFNDDYTPMDFVVEVLEVFFNMDREKATKIMLTVHTQGKAVCGLFTRDVAETKAMQVNQYARESQHPLLCEIEKDS
- the clpA gene encoding ATP-dependent Clp protease ATP-binding subunit ClpA, which gives rise to MLNRELEVTLNLAFKEARAKRHEFMTVEHLLLALLDNEAAATVLRACGANLDKLRRDLQEFIDSTTPLIPQHDDERETQPTLGFQRVLQRAVFHVQSSGKREVTGANVLVAIFSEQESQAVFLLKQQSIARIDVVNYIAHGISKVPGHAEHPQDGEQDMQDEEGGESATSNHPLDAYASNLNELARQGRIDPLVGREHEVERVAQILARRRKNNPLLVGEAGVGKTAIAEGLAKRIVDGQVPDLLADSVVYSLDLGALLAGTKYRGDFEKRFKALLNELRKRPHAVLFIDEIHTIIGAGAASGGVMDASNLLKPVLSSGEIRCIGSTTFQEFRGIFEKDRALARRFQKVDVTEPSVEDTYGILKGLKGRFEQHHHIEYSDEALRAAAELAARYINDRHMPDKAIDVIDEAGAYQRLQPEEKRVKRIEVAQVEDIVAKIARIPPKHVTTSDKELLRNLERDLKLTVFGQDDAIESLSTAIKLSRAGLKAPDKPVGSFLFAGPTGVGKTEVARQLAKALGVELVRFDMSEYMERHTVSRLIGAPPGYVGFDQGGLLTEAITKTPHCVLLLDEIEKAHPEVFNLLLQVMDHGTLTDNNGRKADFRNIILIMTTNAGAEVAARASIGFNQQDHTTDAMEVIKKSFTPEFRNRLDTIIQFGRLSTETIKSVVDKFLTELQAQLEDKRVQLEVSDAARGWLAEKGYDVQMGARPMARLIQDKIKRPLAEEILFGELAEHGGLVHVDLKGDELAFEFEITAAEPA
- the infA gene encoding translation initiation factor IF-1, with protein sequence MSKEDSFEMEGTVVDTLPNTMFRVELENGHVVTAHISGKMRKNYIRILTGDKVRVELTPYDLSKGRITYRAR
- a CDS encoding arginyltransferase, encoding MTELARLKFYATQPHPCSYLPEEQATTLFLDPSQPMDTQLYASLSEVGFRRSGDHLYRPHCQHCTACIAARIPVAGFSPNRQQRRILKRNAELQVIRKRPSFNEEYYDLYRRYIEQRHADGDMYPPSRDQFATFLVRDLPFCCFFEFRLHGRLLAIAVTDVLPNGLSAVYTFYDPDEEQRSLGRYAILWQIAETERLGLQAVYLGYWIKNCRKMNYKTQYRPIELFVNQRWVALT
- the aat gene encoding leucyl/phenylalanyl-tRNA--protein transferase; the encoded protein is MLTWLSRTDFDFPPLDKALQEPNGLLAAGGDLNPQRLVAAYRHGCFPWYQDGQPILWWSPDPRTVLFPDELHVSRSLAKCLRQQRFEVTFNRDFRAVIQACAAPRDYADGTWITTPMQLAYQELHLRGIAHSVEVWQERQLVGGLYGLAMGRLFFGESMFSRADNASKVGFVTLVRHLRDAGFVLIDCQMPTRHLHSLGARAIGRGEFADYLQRYRDQPPTGDLDF
- the trxB gene encoding thioredoxin-disulfide reductase; protein product: MSEVKHSRLIILGSGPAGYTAAVYAARANLKPVVITGIQPGGQLTTTTEVDNWPGDVEGLTGPALMTRMQQHAERFDTEIVYDHIHTAELQQRPFTLKGDSGTYTCDALIIATGASAQYLGMSSEEAFMGKGVSACATCDGFFYRNQVVCVIGGGNTAVEEALYLANIAKEVHLIHRRDKLRSEKILQDKLFDKAENGNVRLHWNTTLDEVLGDASGVTGVRLKSTIDGSTSELSLAGVFIAIGHKPNTDLFQGQLEMRDGYLRIHGGSEGNATQTSIEGVFAAGDVADHVYRQAITSAGAGCMAALDAEKYLDDH
- the ftsK gene encoding DNA translocase FtsK; translation: MRRKNSDLKDSTTASHAAAWRQQLHSRLKEGVLIALGALCLYLWMALLTYDPADPSWSHSSQVDQVQNAAGRLGAVSADILFMTLGYFAYLFPLLLGIKTWQVFRRRNLPWEWNTWLFSWRLVGLIFLILAGSALAYIHFHASGHMPASASAGGAIGQSLGRVAVDALNVQGSTLVFFALFLFGLTVFADLSWFKVMDVTGKITLDFFELIQNAFNRWMGARAERKQLVAQLREVDERVAEVVAPSVPDRREQSKAKERLLEREEALAKHMSEREKRPPPKIDPPPPPKAPEPSKRVLKEKQAPLFVDTAVEGTLPPLSLLDPAEVKQKSYSPESLEAMSRLLEIKLKEFGVEVSVDSVHPGPVITRFEIQPAAGVKVSRISNLAKDLARSLAVISVRVVEVIPGKTTVGIEIPNEDRQMVRFSEVLSSPEYDEHKSTVPLALGHDIGGRPIITDLAKMPHLLVAGTTGSGKSVGVNAMLLSILFKSTPSEARLIMIDPKMLELSIYEGIPHLLCPVVTDMKEAANALRWSVAEMERRYRLMAAMGVRNLAGFNRKVKDAEEAGTPLTDPLFRRESPDDEPPQLSTLPTIVVVVDEFADMMMIVGKKVEELIARIAQKARAAGIHLILATQRPSVDVITGLIKANIPTRIAFQVSSKIDSRTILDQGGAEQLLGHGDMLYLPPGTGLPIRVHGAFVSDDEVHRVVEAWKLRGAPDYIEDILAGVDEGGSGGGSFDGGDGSGEGSEDDPLYDEAVRFVTESRRASISAVQRKLKIGYNRAARMIEAMEMAGVVTPMNTNGSREVIAPAPVRD